ataatctctAAATCATTTCTATAAAAACattgtatattaatttaaaagtaatttagagattattttttaaaaaaatttatgacaGAGTTCCACCGGAGACTAATGTGACACTATATCTTCcctttgtttttcctttttttccaaagaaaaatatcatttcctctttattttCCTTTAAGTTATTTTCCTTCCTCTCAAATTTATTCTGCTCTATTTTCCACCCATCGGAACATAGGCTAAATATCGATTTAGATTTGAGACTACGACCAGATGTTGACCAAGGGCTGGTGACATTTGATCCTCCAGGATTCATTTCCCAAAACTTGGATATAAGAGCATAAGATGCCTCCAAGACAACACTTTTCCCCTGCAATATTTGAATACAAATTCTAGAGAATACAAGTCTGATTCTCAAAATGTATCATTTTTTCCATTTGGTCATTTCACCAAAGCATCTATTTTTTGTTTCTTCAATGAATTTGATTGCAGTTTGAAGGAACTGTTACTTCCATACAATGAAACTGAAGTGGAGCAATATGCTGTCTTGTCTCAACCATCTCACGCATGCCATCatctttttaattttgcttCCCATCAGACATATTAAAGTAAAACTAGGCCTGAATAAAGAGCTTTGCAGATTGGTTGAGGAAAAAGATCAAACACTTGGATGTCAATTACTTGCTTAATCAATAAAAGGCTTATTCTAAGCATCATTAAGAAACATTAGTGTCTTGAAACTAAGCTCATTTGTCATCATCTATGTATAGAACCTATATGTAGAGGCATCAGTCACAATATTCCGGAATCCACCAATTGTAGACGCTACCATTATGAACATTCCAATGATTATGGAAGCCTGGAGTCGAAGAAAAAAAAGTCCagttaatagaaaaaatttcatgggtaaattaaattttagttgaAGGAACTATATTTTTCTTGTCTCATTACCCAGTTGATGAACCAGTTGGTGCTGTATCTCTTGGGTTTCTTGATTATCAGCCACATTATGCAAGGGAGCTGCGACAAATATTAATGGTCATCAATATAGATTGTAGATTGTGAATTAATTTCTTCAATACTGCAAGTCTGCAACTTGTCATAatgtaattacaatattaattaaatgttCAGCAGACGAGAGATGGATGCTTACAAAATATGATGTgggagcaaaaccaaatcccccaaAGAAACCAAGAAGATCTCCAAAGAAAGGGAAGGTGACTCCGGCGAACAGAGTAAAtgctgcaagatttcaaagagaTATTTAGCAGAGCATTTTCTCCTAAAACTTATCTACGGCTCGAATTCAAAAAGTATATTAGTTAGCAAAAAAGAGACTCGTGCTATTGGTAGTAAAAAACCTCACCTACATAAGCAGTTCGAGTTACAAGTCTAAGTGCAATTCCTGGTGGGAAGTTCAATCTCTTAATCATCATGTTCTCCAGCATTGCAAAAACAGGCATAGCATAAACCTGCAAATCTTTCTATTGTTACATCCAACGGATTGCTTAACCAATGAATTTTAACTTGATAATACTAGAACTGTTTTCAGAGTTTAAATTTCAATCAAAACCCAATAAaccttaaaaagaaaaaagttgaaCCTGGTAGCTCCCAATGACATGAACCACCACCATCAAATTAGCAGAGGCGATGAGCCATCCAGGTCTTTTGAGTGCCATAAGCACATTATCATCAACATCTTGTCCAAATGCCCAATAGCCTACAAGGGCCACTGGGAAATAGCAAATTGCATTGATGAAATAAGCACCAATTGCACCTTTCCACATGGGTATTTTAGAAGGCTTCTCAGGTGTTGAGGGAATTGTAGCTTGGATTTCTAGGACAACAGCGTGGCCAgcaaatgcaaaagaaatttgACCCAGAGCATTAAACACACGAAACATGTAGTCAGCTGTGCTTGTGTGTTTGTATGCGTAGCTCACGTTATCAATCCGACCATGGCCTAAGCAACCCAGCCAGGCTATGCTTGAATAACTGCAATCATAAACTTATTTCAGTAAGAATGTGAAGATATTGATGGTAATTATCAATATGTCATCTCACAATCCAAAATACACGTACATGTAGCGTTCACacgtatataatttataaaaaaaattacaaaatagtaCTCGATATTTTTACTATAggtctataatttaatttgtattaaattaaaaaaaatattgataggacaattaaaatataattattaattaatattttttaaatatttttaagaaaaagtataaaaaataatttttttaaatggaaaaaaatattacttaatcttattaattttttatttcacagtttataatttaatttatataaaaataatattttttaatataatttttctttcaatatttttatttattaacgacataatattatgaaatattattttaacataaattatattataacttttaaaataaaaaattaataaaattgcaaagattttttttttattctcccCAAGTACAATTCAATTTCAGATAGGACACAAACAAATTCTAGTTGGGTGGCTTACAAGCTCATCAAATTCACCACTGAACCTCATGGTTGTCAAGCTTCTACATGATTTACAATTCCATGCTTAAgagcaaaaaaaaaacaaaaaaacttcATTCTTTCATGCCATTTGTTTTTTATTGTTCTCGGGAAATTACCATATTAAAGTAGTTGGTGCAGCTTCTAGtgcttttttacttttttgttAGGTACGCAAtataaaggatttttttttgaaatgattattttacaaatatcaatttataaaataaaatttgaaatttttgtaaaatttaatttatttttataaataaaataactttattttacAAATTAAGTATACAgagattaataatataataataaaaatatataaaaaaatatattattttactcattttcattttaaaatttataatttaatttatatcaaaataatatctaTAGTATTATAtcgttaataaattataataaatttttgacttcatcaataaatattaatctaataaataaaatataattgttaatttaaaaagtataaaaaaatattataaaatattattattttcattttaatctgctatttaatttatattaaattaatatattatgatatgattattataataacatttttgatggtatttaaaaattatcgcTATTTTTTATCAGCCGAtcgtatatatattattttaatataaattgaattataaattttaaaatgaaaaattaataaaattataatatattttttatattttttctataataattaattaaactgaattaagattagataaaatcaaatataactgaaacaaaaaacaTTCATGTGGTGAacaattaatcaataaaatattaacaaaaatatatttataattatattttattcataaaatatatttaagaaaataaaattaaaaataatatattattagtgaatagaaaattaattcaattataataaaataaataatctagcaaaaaaattaatcattatCTTCATAAACAACACGATTTCATTGTGTTATTCGAATACAATTCATTACTTCAAGATTAAGTACCTGAGGGACATGACTGCTGCAGCTAAAGAAACGCCGGCCACAGAATTGAAATTAGGAAGCTGAGAAAGCAAGAAATGAATGCCACCAAATATCAAAATCCAGTAAGATTGCCTGATAGGTGTGCAAGTTTCACAGGCCATCTCCATGAACTTCTTCAGACATTTTCCTCCGGTGACCATGTACACAATATCGCACCCAACTTGAACAATCAACTGCTGAGGCAGCACAATCCACGGCCCCAGTTTTGGCCCAAAAGCATGCCTTCCAAGATCGATGTAACGATCAAATCGAGTCCCTGGAACGCATTCATGCAGCTGTATCATTTGCCACATCGTGTTCAAGGTCATGCACCATGATAACGCTAAAACCATTGTCCCCGGTCCCCTGAGAAAGgaaaatcaatcaaaagacGATGAGTATGTTGTTGTCTCCCGGCGATCGTTAATTTCAGTTTCTTTAGAGAGATTTATTTTGAGTTATAGTATCTATACCAGCCTAAGTAAGCCATAGCGTAGGGCAGACTGAGAACACCTGCACCTATCATGGCTGTGACAGTGTGGAAAGTTGAGTACCACCATTTTGCTCGGCGAGCGGGATCGCCTTCCGTCCATTTCTCAATGGACGACTGCTCTTCCTGTTTTAGCAGAGTTCAAAGATACAACGTAACCACTGAACAGTTAATGATCAAGAAATTTTCAGAAACAACACAATCTCTTAGATGCTTACCTTGGAAGtgggaggagaagaagaaaccATTTTGGCAACCAAACAATCTTCAAGGCTTCCCTCAAACTAGGAGGTCAGTGGTGGTTGTGACATATATAAAGTAGTGGCTTTGGTGTTGCAAATTCTGTTCGGtgcttctttatttcttttgcaGAAGATATTCCGTATTTTGAATCCACTGGCTGGAttatgttaaataataaataaattttataatttttagatgTACGAATTTGGGCAAGTATGCGACTAAATTCGTTATGTCTAATTATTAATGCcctaaaatatttaagaattatGGGTATTGAAGGGtctattgaatttttataaatacccaCATGATAGGGTGAAATTTAGTGAAAAGTACTGCtacagtaatttaaaaaaaaaaaggaatcttTTTGCATATATAAAGTGGTACATCAGAGCCCACCGCCACCACCAACTTGTAAATGGGACTTGTaccatttaaagaaaaattaattttgataagacACATTTTAACTTCATAAGCTATAATTTAACTTTGGTAACTTCCTTCATTTGaaaaaacaaatataattaCAGGTTCATAGGATTGCGAAATTTTGAGAGCTAAGCCAATGATGAGGAGTTTTTGTTGGTTGGTGATTTGGACCTATCCTAAAATTATTATACTAATGACATTTGCTTTATGAAAGGGCCATATAGTATGATTAAAAGAAGAAAGGGCTGCCTTGTTGTGTCATTTTATTGTTGGTGCTTCGTGATGTTAAGTGTCCCCATTAGCTTTGGAGGCTGAAATATGACTACCAGAATTTAACCCTCGAAAGTATAACATTAAAAATTTGATAGTTATCGTTATGGCATTGCAACTGCGCAGCCGCACTGTGTGTAACCTGGTGGAACCACATATGAAATTAGGGTCCATCTTTGTGGTCCAATATATCCTTTAAATAAAAGAGAAGCTCTCTTTTCTTCAGCGgcctttcttttttaatttcacAATGATCTCTTGCAGGAAGTTTATTGGGAGTCACAATCCTATCATTCTTGCTTTTCAGAATTTTTTGGGTTTTGTTTCATTTTGtgtgatgatcgctggatttcaaCATTTTGATACGAGGTCATGCTCAGGATGACAGCTCTAATATGAGGTTTATGAAGTTTGTCCAAATCATTCGATCTCGAAATCAGGTTTTCTTTCGGTCTCAGTCTCCTCACCCCCAACTTGGACATGAAacctagcaaaagaagagatAATCGGTCCACTCACGTAACATATCTGTTTATACGCATActgagaaaaaattaaatggccgttcagTATGGAGCAGATGTTTGACGCTTCCGTATGTACATATCCGTATGACATAAACAAGGCCGTTGAACGTCACTaatagataaaagaaaaaaataaaaggggaGAAGCCCCTCCCCTCCGATCAAATTTACTCAATCATTGTAAttctattttctttaaattttaaaatatcattgtGTATCTACGatgatttctttttttctttcttaattatatttttttgtatGTTGTATGTAGTATACATTagatttaaagttttattttcgttatcttcattattattaataaaatttgtcttgctcataaaaaataaattaaaaaaataaactcttTTCTCCCAGAACAGCAACAGCATAGAGATTCACCGAGACATTGTATTTATACAAACTGCAGTGGGAGTATAACTAAGTAGAAAACAATGTTTAATTATATTTGTGAAAAGTGacggatttaaaaattttattatggcacggtcaataaaaataaaatatataaaataaatatatatttaaaaaatttataaaaaataataaaatattataattaaattacaatttatctattttttattgattaaaatatattaataataactttatttttaatatttagaaataTATCATCCAATATAAGTCAAAAATAGCTCatctcttattttattattaaattaacttttaataatatttattatagaaaaaaaaatttattatgattataacatataaattcataaaaaaatattattaaggtAACATACCAATTTAATGTaatatttactataaaatttattttttaaaattaaattatctaacccATTAGCTATAgaatcaatatttttattttatttttttaatttaaataatctaatttattatctataaaaataatacttaatttatatttaaatatttttaaatttaaattatctaacctattatccattaaatttatattttttaaattaaattattttttaaatttaaataatttatgaaactcattaattaataaagcataattcataaaatacttttatttataaaaaattaaaattttatttttctaaatttagataatttaataaataattttaatttatttctttaaatttagatagtttaataaataagtgaaataattattttttaataataaaaatagggtataaaattaaactatgcAATAAatgagtaattttaaaaaaatttatgaagttgaaatttgaaagacgaagaataaattttttagataaaaaagaatagagaataagaagaataaaataaaataaacaattaaaattaaatcaactaAATAGTATTGAAAATGAATaaagatttatttaataaaaaaataaaaaattttattttattaaatataaaatattttaaaagaatattttaaaataaaaataattaataaactttttaaatatataaaaatttaatgatatttttttactatatataaaattatttaaatattcttacACAATTTACGATTTTTCAGGAGAGCCATGTCCCTTCGATCCCTTTAACTCTGTCACTGTTTATGAAATgagtaaaaattttatttaaaatcaaatttacgTAAATtcctaattttaaataatagtcGTGCTCGAATGAAACATTTTGTATTTATGTCATTTATTTACAGACCTTGGACTTCCATCACTACAGCAGTAAAGCTTCTGCCATTATACTGAGCGACACAAAACTGCCTGTATTTAATGATGATCATGTCCGAGAATTCTGAGGTTGAACATGCATATGTCCGACATTCCGACCCTCTGATTCTGGGAAAATCCTAGTATTTGTATTTTCAAAAATACGTATGACATAGTATTgttacaataaaaattaaatttaataaattttattatttaaaattaatataaagtttatattcttatttaaattcttatagttattttttactATAACTCCAATGTTTTCAACAAAAACGTGGGTTTCACTATACTAATTACtaaagatataaaaaatttgtaaaaaataaaaaaaaatcattttttatttaaccaaaatttataaaaagtattaaaatgtttataataacactaataaaaattaacatgttttaatgtaccaataaaaagtaatattttaatatattgagaattaaaaatttctaatatattacgtgtaaaaaataaaataaaaattttataattaaatattaatttaattatatataaaatgagaGGATGATGTTAAAATactcatatttataattattatagattatttttattttgattgataaaaaaatatataaatttgttattttttaaaaattttaatttaattgatgttTTTATTTAACCAAAATTGTAAAATAATCatttaggtatttttttttattttaagttatttaaattaaattagtttctTAAACTAAATGATCCTTTACATAAGGTTTCAATAACTAACTATTAAACTAAATAACCTATGTTTACTATAAAAGTTATATtggaataattttaattaagatatTGAGTGAGAACCAATTATTTTTGTAGTCCTTTTTGGAAgttaaaatagagagagaaagagagaggaaaaaaagagagaaatgagaaagttaatttttctttttggccTTTGCCTTAATTCTATACCTTTATACTCAGCCCACTAGAATTTTAGAAATGCAACTTCTCTTGCATgatctaaaaaaaaataataagaaccgattaatttgataaaaatcattatttatatttttaatagttaatattcaattaaattaaaaaaatacttcaGATATATATAAGTTgcattttagtttttatattctatatttattatttgatgttgatttaatccatattttttgtatttataaatttttagagCAAAATATTAAGGGTTATTAATGGGTCATTgttattctttaatttaatatataatttgaatgttaaatttaattaactatTTCATCCAttctataaatataatattataattatgtcCACATGGTTTATtaacatataattaatataagaaaaaatttaaataaaagttgAAGTTTTCTCTGTGATCCCTTTGTGACTCGATAGTCtcccctttttcttttccttataTCTAACTTCTTCTTTCCCTTTCTCCGTGGATCTTTCTTAAacctaactttttctttccctttctgcaTGGAAGACGATCtgtgtcaattgactatcgatgaagaagaagacgttgttgtccctattaagagtttcagagatatttcgatcgtcacttatgatttctgtatagTGGAGATgtttcttgtaatacccggctagaccccggcattggaattcctacttttcggcggaatctccgttggaatctgggatTCAGGGAAGTCGGAGCCTTCCTCAAAATGtgtttttacatgattttatggctttgattaagaaaattgagttttgaaaatgaaaagaccaaggaggccattgccaggttcggccgccgaaagtgaagttcagcCGTCGAAAGTTGCATGCTTTTGCTGCCCCCGAATccccacttcggctgccgaaggtggtggaagtttgcatgcagctttggctgccgaaggggagtcggttggccacctataaaagtccctttgaccggaaatggagtgtgtttttactctcttttcgtgcaaaggtaggtttttgtcctcctttggttgttttcatcttgttcttccaaatcatgcaagctttaatgcgtttttaacttggtttttgaagttttgagcaaaagaaggcaaagttgaaagacttggagattttggatcgttttcctctacatctctgagttaggaccatcaatcctctcgatcttcaagaggtaagcatggatcctcacctccccttatgttttaagcatgtttgaaagggtttaagagagttttatgaCATGTTTAGAGTGGATCTAAAAGTTGGAGTATGTGTTGATCATATGCTATACGAGATGCTTTGATGGTGTTTGAGGagtttgaactagtttttaagctcctatatgcatggatAAGGGTATATGCATGGTTAAGAGAGGTTGGTTGCATGCTGAGAGTGTGTgataaggttttggaggctgaatatgcatgtttgactcgagttctgccttcttagagaactcaggttcggccgccaaaccccttctggaggctgttttggccgcctaaactcgcccccgaaggtttggactttcggctctggagggagtttcggccgccgaacatgccgccgaaggtgggtgactttcggctctggaaggtctttcagcccccgaacctcgcccccgaaagtttggactttcggatctggaagggactttcggccgccgaaggtgctgccgaaagtgcatgagtttcggatctggagaggggttcggccgccaaaggtgccgccgaaagacccctgtccagccttcctttgcttgtttttccatgcatgtttgagaggttttagggggggtttttggggaaatgtttagagttatgttagagtatgtcggaacctcatttgagtccacctgtgtaggttcggacccgaggaaccaaggaggccctcagtgttagctggttcagaggtattccagcgtctactagaggtgagagtttgagcagttgaggcagtctgaggatatgagtgtagatgaatacactgataagttcttggagttgttgcaatatgcgggtcaggcttatgattccgatcagaagaaagcaaagaggtataccatgaggcttcatcctaggtattcctccctgatcctagcagcagagagggaaaGCTTCCACgtcatagtggatgcagctagaaaaatggaggctagtgccattattcaggggacagtgaagcagtcaggggcacagtcttcaggtttcaagaccccaggtgggggaaagctagatccctcttctcagagtgCAGCAGTAGCTTCAgtcagtaagagatggggtaagacaaaagtcaagaagaacaagttctggaacaagttgaagtcaggtctgggtttagggaGTGGCTTGAGCTCAGGTTCAGGTGGTGCAGAGTGtgtgaggtgcggtaagccgcacaagggagtgtgtcgatttgggactacagcctgcttcaggtgtgggcaggagggacacatggctcgggagtgtccgaTGGCGCCTTTTACGGCATCGTTCCAGTAGACagctccaggcagtatggctcAGCAGCAACTctagccatgactcagggcagtagcagaggcagagggagaggagcagccttttcttcagcaggttttcgaggggaaggtccatcagctccagcttggatcttcactttgacacagcaagaggctaacgcatcaaacaccgtggtgtcaggtaatcttatcattgggtgttctgatgtgtatgctttattggaccctggtgcttctcattcctttcttGCACCGAAAGccgtagagagagtgggtttgatggcttctgggttagagtgtcccctttgggtcagtgggcccaagtgtgatccatcagtagcagagtcagtctgtcggtttagTCCTGTGTTCATTGAGGgacgatgccttccagccgaccttgtggttctagatttgacggattttgatgtcattctaggaatggattggctatccgctcatgatgctaccttggactgtagagacaaggtagtcaggttcagagatcaggatggatcagtgtttgtcttcagaggagacatgaggggtatgcctagaggtttaaTATCAGCCCTGCAGACTCGtaagttgcttaggaggggttgtcaggggtttttagctcatgtgagagagtttgACAGTCAGGTTAGTGAGCCCGCCttagtgcccgtagtcagggaatttccagatgttttcccagacgagcttccaggactaccacctgtaaggaagatagagtttgaactaaaagtcatgcctggaaccagaccgatctctatccctccctacaggatggcaccagtagagttgcaagagttaaaagagcaattgcaagagttggtagataagggtttcatccaaccgagtacctcaccttggggcgctccagttctgtttgtaaggaagaaggatggatccttaagactttgtatcgactacaggcagttgaacaaggtcactaccaagaacaggtatcctctacccaggatcgacgatctatttgaccaactagcaggagcaggttgtttctctaaaatagatcttagatctgggtatcatcagttgagaatcagggaagaggatgtgccaaagacagctttcaggaccagatatgggcattatgagttcctagtgatgtcgttcgggttaactaatgcccctgcagcattcatggacctcatgaacagagttttcagtcagtatctggatcactttgttattgtcttcattgatgatatgttagtgtattccaggaatgcagaggagcatgcccatcatctgaggctagtgttgcagaccttgagggagcatggcttgtatgccaagttctccaagtgtgagttctggttaaggagtatttctttcttggggcatgttgtatcagaccaaagcattgaagtagaccccaagtagatagaagctgtagccaactggccGAGACCCACGACAGTGTCAGAGgttaagagttttctgggtttggcaggctattacaggaggttcgttcaggacttctctaagattgctgctcctatgaccagactaaccaagaagaatcagacttttgtgtggtctgaccaatgtgaagaaagttttgaagagctcaagaaaaggttgacttcagcaccggtgttagctctgcctgtcagcaATGCAGACTTCAcggtgtattgtgatgcgtccagagtgggactgggttgtgtgttgatgcagaatgagagggtaattgcttatgcttctaggcagttgaagaagcatgagatgaattatcctacacatgacctaaagatggcagctgtgatcttcgcactcaagatgtggaggcattacctttatggggttaaatgtgagatcttcacagatcataaaagcttgcagtacatcttgagtaagagagagttgaatttgaggcagaggagatgggtagaactgcttagtgactatgattgtacgaTTCAATACCATTcgggtaaggcaaatattgtggcagatgccctaagctgaAAAT
This Manihot esculenta cultivar AM560-2 chromosome 6, M.esculenta_v8, whole genome shotgun sequence DNA region includes the following protein-coding sequences:
- the LOC110616660 gene encoding lysine histidine transporter-like 6; the encoded protein is MVSSSPPTSKEEQSSIEKWTEGDPARRAKWWYSTFHTVTAMIGAGVLSLPYAMAYLGWGPGTMVLALSWCMTLNTMWQMIQLHECVPGTRFDRYIDLGRHAFGPKLGPWIVLPQQLIVQVGCDIVYMVTGGKCLKKFMEMACETCTPIRQSYWILIFGGIHFLLSQLPNFNSVAGVSLAAAVMSLSYSSIAWLGCLGHGRIDNVSYAYKHTSTADYMFRVFNALGQISFAFAGHAVVLEIQATIPSTPEKPSKIPMWKGAIGAYFINAICYFPVALVGYWAFGQDVDDNVLMALKRPGWLIASANLMVVVHVIGSYQVYAMPVFAMLENMMIKRLNFPPGIALRLVTRTAYVAFTLFAGVTFPFFGDLLGFFGGFGFAPTSYFLPCIMWLIIKKPKRYSTNWFINWASIIIGMFIMVASTIGGFRNIVTDASTYRFYT